The Curtobacterium herbarum genome contains the following window.
ATGGGGACGCGACGGCAACGGTGACCGGGTCCGCCGCCCGCTGGCGTCGTTCTCGCACGATGACGACGACCCACGGGACGAGCGCGCCGACCGAGGTCAGGGACCAGATGCCGAGGGAGAACCGCCAGCCGGCCTGCTCCGCCAGGGGCGCTGCGAGGGCAGCGGGCACGGCCGTGCTCACGCCGACGACGCAGGCGTACACCGCGGTCAGCAGCGCAACCCGGTCCGGGAAGTACCGACGGACGATCGACGGCAGGAGTACGTTCCCGATCCCCGTGCCGGCGAACGCGATGATGCTGCCGATGATCAGGACCGCGATCCCCGGAGCGAACGCTCGAAGGAGGTGACCAGCGGTCATGAGCAGCGATGCAACGACGATGCCGCGATCGAGACCGAGTCCTCGGGCGATCCGCGGCGCGATGAACCCGGAGGCCGCGAACAGGAGGGGCGGCAGGGTCCCGAGCCAGCCGACATCGAGGTCGGAGAGCGGGATGTCCGTCCGGATGTCGCCGAGGATCGGCGACACCGCGGCGACTGCCTGACGCAGCGAGAAGGCAACGAGCACGATCCCCAGCAGCGCGGCCGTCCGTCCCGCCCACAGCGGGAGACGACGAGGATCGGGCATCCTGCGATTCTATGAGCGGCAGCGGCAGCGGCCGCGGACAGCCGCCCGCTC
Protein-coding sequences here:
- a CDS encoding MFS transporter; its protein translation is MPDPRRLPLWAGRTAALLGIVLVAFSLRQAVAAVSPILGDIRTDIPLSDLDVGWLGTLPPLLFAASGFIAPRIARGLGLDRGIVVASLLMTAGHLLRAFAPGIAVLIIGSIIAFAGTGIGNVLLPSIVRRYFPDRVALLTAVYACVVGVSTAVPAALAAPLAEQAGWRFSLGIWSLTSVGALVPWVVVIVRERRQRAADPVTVAVASPSVVIGLWRSRVALSITLAFSTSTILTYASFAWLPDMLGDLAGTTPTEGGVLLAVTGLVSVPGALLVARFRNVGWLIAVGVVSFVLGYLGLLVVPTPLTLLWVLLVGLGSILFPVCLVLINARTGTAAGTVALSGFAQGIAYALGALGPLLVGLLHDVSGTWTLPLLFLIAIALLAVVPAITLARPGLVEDELAR